Proteins from a genomic interval of Diaphorobacter sp. HDW4A:
- the alaS gene encoding alanine--tRNA ligase produces MSQPTFSVADIRKTFLDFFASKGHTVVASSSLVPGNDPTLMFTNSGMVQFKDVFLGEDKRPYNRATSVQACLRAGGKHNDLENVGYTARHHTFFEMLGNWSFGDYFKVESIQWGWELLTKVFGLPAEKLLATVYEEDDEAYDIWTKIIGLPPERVIRIGDNKGGRYKSDNFWMMADTGPCGPCSEIFYDHGEHIAGGPPGSPDEDGDRFIEIWNHVFMQFDMKEDGSVVKLPAPCVDTGMGLERLAAILQHVHSNYEIDLFQALIKAAARETHIEDLNTPSLKVIADHIRATSFLVADGVIPSNEGRGYVQRRIIRRAIRHGYKLGQKTPFFHKMVPDLVAQMGDAYPKLKEQEAHIISVLKTEEERFFETLANGMEILDSALAGNVKVLPGDVAFKLHDTYGFPLDLSNDVARERGLTVDEAGFNAAMEHQKSTARAAGKFKMDRALEYTGNANTFTGYDKLAEPAKVVALYREGESVSELKVGESGVVVLDTTPFYAESGGQVGDQGKITVGTAVFKVEDTLKIKADVFGHHGMLESGSLKVGDAVVAEVDTEIRAAVMRNHSVTHIMHKALREVLGAHVQQKGSLVNADRTRFDFAHNSPVTAEQIREIEARVNKEILANSDTQARVMDIESAQKTGAMMLFGEKYGETVRVLDIGTSRELCGGTHVHRTGDIGLFKMVGESGVAAGVRRVEAVTGANALAYLQSLEDTVSEAAATLKAPTSELNHRIGSALDQIKALEKEVAALKGKLASSQGDELVTQAVDIKGVKVLAAKLEGADAKTLRDTMDKLKDKLGAAAIVLAAVDGDKVQLAAGVTKAETAKVKAGELVNFVAQQVGGKGGGKPDMAMAGGTDASGVAAALASVQAWVAERV; encoded by the coding sequence ATGAGCCAACCCACTTTTTCAGTCGCAGACATTCGCAAGACGTTCCTGGACTTTTTCGCGTCCAAGGGTCATACCGTGGTGGCGTCCAGCTCGCTGGTGCCGGGCAATGACCCGACGCTGATGTTCACCAACTCCGGCATGGTCCAGTTCAAGGACGTGTTCCTTGGTGAAGACAAGCGCCCCTACAACCGCGCCACGTCCGTTCAGGCTTGCCTGCGCGCTGGCGGTAAGCACAACGATCTGGAGAACGTGGGCTATACCGCGCGTCACCACACGTTCTTCGAAATGCTGGGCAACTGGTCGTTCGGCGATTACTTCAAAGTCGAATCGATCCAGTGGGGTTGGGAGCTGCTGACCAAGGTGTTCGGTCTGCCCGCCGAGAAGCTGCTGGCCACCGTCTACGAAGAAGACGACGAAGCCTACGACATCTGGACCAAGATCATCGGCCTGCCACCAGAGCGCGTGATCCGCATCGGCGACAACAAGGGCGGCCGCTACAAGAGCGACAACTTCTGGATGATGGCCGACACCGGTCCGTGCGGCCCTTGCTCTGAAATCTTCTACGACCACGGGGAGCACATCGCCGGTGGCCCTCCAGGTTCGCCCGATGAAGACGGCGACCGCTTCATCGAAATCTGGAACCACGTGTTCATGCAGTTCGACATGAAGGAAGACGGCTCCGTCGTGAAGCTGCCCGCACCTTGTGTGGATACCGGCATGGGCCTTGAGCGTCTGGCCGCCATCCTGCAGCACGTGCACAGCAACTACGAGATCGACCTGTTCCAGGCGCTCATCAAGGCCGCTGCCCGTGAGACGCATATCGAAGACCTGAACACCCCTTCGCTCAAGGTGATCGCCGACCACATCCGCGCGACCTCGTTCCTTGTGGCCGATGGCGTGATTCCTTCCAACGAAGGCCGTGGCTACGTTCAGCGCCGCATCATCCGCCGCGCCATCCGTCACGGCTACAAGCTGGGCCAGAAGACGCCGTTCTTCCACAAGATGGTGCCCGATCTGGTTGCGCAGATGGGCGACGCGTACCCCAAGCTCAAGGAGCAGGAAGCGCACATCATCAGCGTGCTCAAGACCGAAGAAGAGCGCTTCTTTGAAACGCTGGCCAACGGCATGGAAATCCTCGACAGCGCCTTGGCTGGCAATGTGAAGGTGCTGCCGGGCGATGTGGCCTTCAAGCTGCACGACACCTATGGCTTCCCGCTCGACCTGTCCAACGACGTGGCCCGCGAGCGTGGCCTGACGGTGGACGAGGCTGGCTTCAACGCCGCCATGGAACACCAGAAGAGCACCGCGCGTGCAGCTGGCAAGTTCAAGATGGACCGTGCGCTCGAATACACGGGCAATGCCAATACCTTCACCGGCTACGACAAGCTGGCCGAGCCTGCCAAGGTCGTCGCGCTGTACCGCGAAGGCGAGAGCGTGAGCGAACTCAAGGTGGGCGAGAGCGGCGTGGTCGTGCTCGACACGACGCCGTTCTATGCGGAGTCCGGCGGTCAGGTTGGCGACCAGGGCAAGATCACCGTGGGCACGGCGGTGTTCAAGGTGGAAGACACTTTGAAGATCAAGGCCGACGTGTTTGGTCACCACGGCATGCTCGAATCGGGCTCGCTCAAGGTGGGCGATGCAGTCGTTGCCGAAGTAGATACCGAAATCCGCGCTGCTGTCATGCGCAACCACTCGGTCACCCACATCATGCACAAGGCGCTGCGCGAAGTGCTGGGTGCTCATGTGCAGCAGAAGGGCTCGCTGGTCAATGCCGACCGCACGCGTTTCGACTTCGCACACAACTCGCCCGTCACGGCCGAGCAGATCCGCGAGATCGAGGCCCGCGTGAACAAGGAGATTCTGGCCAACAGCGACACGCAGGCGCGCGTCATGGATATCGAAAGCGCGCAGAAGACCGGCGCGATGATGTTGTTCGGCGAGAAGTACGGCGAGACCGTGCGCGTGCTCGACATCGGCACCAGCCGCGAACTCTGCGGCGGCACGCACGTGCACCGCACGGGTGACATCGGCTTGTTCAAGATGGTCGGTGAATCCGGCGTGGCCGCAGGCGTGCGCCGCGTGGAAGCCGTGACCGGCGCGAACGCGCTGGCCTATCTGCAGTCGCTTGAAGACACCGTGAGCGAAGCCGCCGCAACGCTGAAAGCCCCGACCTCGGAACTCAACCACCGCATCGGCAGCGCGCTCGATCAGATCAAGGCGCTCGAAAAGGAAGTCGCCGCACTCAAAGGCAAGCTCGCTTCCAGCCAGGGCGATGAACTGGTGACACAGGCCGTGGACATCAAGGGCGTCAAGGTCCTCGCCGCCAAACTCGAAGGTGCCGACGCCAAGACGCTGCGCGACACCATGGACAAGTTGAAGGACAAGCTCGGCGCAGCCGCCATCGTGCTGGCCGCAGTCGACGGTGACAAGGTCCAGCTCGCCGCAGGCGTGACCAAGGCCGAAACCGCCAAGGTCAAGGCGGGCGAACTCGTCAACTTCGTCGCCCAGCAAGTCGGCGGCAAGGGTGGCGGCAAGCCGGACATGGCGATGGCCGGCGGCACGGATGCCTCCGGCGTGGCTGCTGCGCTGGCGTCGGTTCAGGCTTGGGTGGCTGAACGGGTGTAA
- a CDS encoding YeiH family protein: MSTAKTAGHHAPSPAGSLWAKRIPGILLCAAIAGVASYVGSIEWFASHGLSVLTLAIIIGMVLGNTIYGGIASTAGTGVGYTKQTLLRLGIVLYGFRLTTADIAHVGMAGVLIDAIIVGSTFMVAMFVGTRWLGMDRKQVMLIGAGSSICGAAAVLGTEPVVKARADQVTVAVATVVVFGTICIFLYPALYQWNQTLGFIPGGATEFGIYTGATVHEVAQVVAAGRAMAPEAADTAIVTKMVRVMMLAPFLLILSAYLARTERAEAGADGKKTKMTLPWFAFGFVAVVLFNSLNLVPKEVVTNVNTGANVLLAMAMAGLGLTTHASAIKNAGAKPLVLALILAVWLVVGGGLINRFLLGA, from the coding sequence ATGTCCACCGCCAAGACCGCCGGCCATCACGCGCCCTCACCTGCAGGATCCCTCTGGGCCAAGCGCATTCCCGGCATCCTGCTGTGCGCAGCGATTGCGGGCGTGGCGTCCTATGTGGGCTCCATCGAGTGGTTCGCATCCCACGGCTTGAGCGTGTTAACGCTGGCCATCATCATCGGCATGGTTCTGGGCAACACCATCTATGGCGGCATCGCCTCTACCGCTGGAACGGGTGTGGGCTATACCAAACAGACTCTGCTGCGCCTTGGTATCGTGCTCTACGGCTTTCGCCTGACCACCGCCGACATCGCCCACGTGGGCATGGCCGGCGTGCTGATCGACGCCATCATCGTCGGCAGCACCTTCATGGTGGCCATGTTCGTCGGCACCCGCTGGCTCGGCATGGATCGCAAGCAGGTCATGCTGATCGGTGCAGGCAGCTCGATCTGCGGTGCAGCCGCCGTGCTGGGCACCGAACCCGTTGTGAAGGCCCGCGCCGACCAAGTCACCGTCGCCGTAGCGACCGTCGTGGTGTTTGGCACCATCTGCATCTTCCTGTACCCCGCGCTGTACCAGTGGAACCAGACCCTCGGCTTCATCCCCGGCGGTGCCACGGAATTCGGCATCTACACCGGCGCCACCGTGCACGAAGTCGCTCAGGTCGTGGCCGCCGGTCGCGCCATGGCTCCCGAAGCCGCCGACACTGCCATCGTGACCAAGATGGTTCGCGTGATGATGCTCGCGCCGTTCCTGCTGATCCTGTCCGCTTACCTGGCTCGCACGGAGCGCGCCGAAGCCGGTGCAGATGGCAAGAAGACCAAGATGACCCTGCCGTGGTTCGCCTTCGGCTTCGTGGCGGTCGTGCTGTTCAACTCGCTGAATCTGGTGCCCAAGGAAGTGGTGACCAACGTGAACACCGGCGCCAACGTCCTGCTGGCCATGGCCATGGCAGGTCTGGGTTTGACGACACACGCCAGCGCGATCAAGAACGCCGGAGCCAAGCCATTGGTGCTGGCGCTGATTCTGGCCGTGTGGCTGGTTGTGGGTGGTGGTTTGATCAACCGCTTCCTGCTGGGGGCCTGA
- a CDS encoding LysR substrate-binding domain-containing protein: protein MDVLRLTLRQLQIFMAVARTGSTASAAEAIALSQSATSSAINELERLLSLRLFDRTGRRLLLNDNGRALLPRAQALLEGAVDVERMGLAPEEQLQMLRIGASTTLGNHVLPRLLAEYLGDRHAKAASWHARLAVNNSAEICARVAAFELDIGLIEGPSHEPALEVNPWLRDELVLVASPLHATVQSAKGSGRPLSVDELRKAVWLVREQGSGTREASDAAVLPHLGGYQRSIELGSSEAIRSAAALGLGIASLSRFVIDDYVRDGRLIVLDSAMPHTERQCYWVVHRDKHFTPALKAFVTLLESSAKV, encoded by the coding sequence ATGGACGTGTTGCGACTGACACTGAGGCAACTGCAGATCTTCATGGCCGTGGCGCGCACCGGCAGCACGGCCAGCGCGGCGGAGGCGATTGCGCTTTCGCAGTCGGCCACCAGCTCGGCGATCAACGAGCTGGAGCGGCTGCTGTCGCTGCGCTTGTTCGACCGCACCGGCCGACGCCTGCTTCTCAACGACAACGGCAGAGCGCTGTTGCCTCGCGCTCAGGCGTTGCTCGAAGGTGCGGTCGATGTCGAGCGCATGGGCCTTGCGCCTGAGGAGCAACTGCAGATGTTGCGCATTGGTGCGAGCACCACGCTCGGCAACCATGTTTTGCCGCGCCTTCTCGCCGAATATCTGGGGGATCGTCACGCCAAGGCGGCGTCGTGGCACGCGCGTCTGGCGGTCAACAACAGCGCCGAAATCTGCGCGCGCGTGGCGGCGTTCGAACTTGATATCGGTCTGATCGAAGGGCCGTCACACGAACCCGCACTCGAAGTGAACCCGTGGCTTCGCGACGAGCTGGTACTGGTGGCATCACCATTGCATGCGACGGTGCAGTCGGCCAAGGGTTCGGGCAGGCCATTGTCCGTCGACGAGTTGCGCAAGGCGGTGTGGCTGGTCCGCGAGCAGGGATCGGGCACGCGCGAGGCGTCCGATGCGGCCGTGCTGCCGCATCTGGGTGGCTACCAGCGCAGCATCGAACTGGGCAGCTCAGAAGCCATCCGCAGCGCTGCTGCGTTGGGGCTTGGCATCGCAAGCCTTTCGCGCTTCGTGATCGATGACTACGTGCGCGACGGCCGACTGATCGTGCTCGACTCAGCGATGCCGCACACGGAGCGGCAATGCTATTGGGTCGTGCACCGCGACAAGCATTTCACGCCTGCGCTCAAGGCATTCGTGACTTTGCTGGAGAGTTCGGCGAAGGTTTGA
- a CDS encoding diguanylate cyclase: MTPILQHLVEMTGHRDHLRLEASVLTTLLQLGKNMEVRALEFFFSDSQVMVRPRSWSHLGEVISSECEAPADPARGVLSNMPELTECLKEHCEAALRSASNSHTLWLPVWIEDKAYGCLEITQSKPFTRRQRDVIMGVFHVYQNYQSLLDYSERDALTGLLNRKTFEEHFARITAPTPDFGPVEPGADTPQQWLAVIDIDHFKQVNDVYGHLYGDEVLILVANLLRSSFRAQDRAFRFGGEEFVVLLRSATLEHAAQAFERFRSTVEEHMFPQIGGITVSIGFTSTMDGAPVEVLGRADQALYYAKENGRNQVRYYDLMLSRGEVKTQISHGEIELF, from the coding sequence ATGACGCCCATTCTTCAACACCTCGTGGAGATGACCGGTCACCGGGACCACCTGCGTCTTGAAGCGTCGGTGCTCACCACCTTGCTGCAACTGGGCAAAAACATGGAAGTACGCGCGCTGGAGTTCTTCTTCAGCGACTCGCAGGTGATGGTGCGCCCACGCAGTTGGAGCCACCTTGGGGAAGTGATCTCCTCCGAGTGCGAAGCCCCGGCCGATCCGGCCCGTGGTGTGCTGTCCAATATGCCCGAACTGACCGAGTGCCTCAAGGAGCACTGCGAAGCGGCGCTGCGCAGTGCGTCGAACAGCCATACGCTGTGGTTGCCTGTGTGGATCGAGGACAAGGCCTACGGGTGCCTGGAGATTACCCAATCCAAACCCTTCACACGCCGCCAGCGCGACGTGATCATGGGTGTGTTTCATGTCTATCAGAACTACCAGAGCCTGCTCGACTACAGCGAGCGCGACGCCCTCACCGGTTTGCTCAACCGCAAAACCTTCGAAGAGCATTTCGCGCGTATTACTGCGCCTACGCCAGATTTCGGACCGGTCGAGCCCGGTGCTGACACGCCGCAGCAGTGGCTTGCCGTGATCGACATTGACCACTTCAAGCAGGTGAACGACGTCTACGGCCATCTCTATGGCGACGAAGTGCTGATCCTCGTGGCCAACCTGCTGCGCTCGTCCTTTCGCGCACAGGACCGCGCGTTCCGCTTTGGCGGCGAAGAATTCGTCGTGCTGCTGCGCTCGGCCACGCTCGAACATGCCGCGCAGGCCTTCGAGCGCTTTCGCTCGACTGTCGAAGAACACATGTTCCCGCAAATCGGCGGCATCACGGTGAGCATCGGCTTCACCTCCACCATGGACGGAGCCCCGGTCGAAGTGCTGGGCCGCGCCGACCAGGCCCTTTACTACGCCAAGGAAAACGGCCGCAACCAGGTGCGCTACTACGACCTGATGTTGTCTCGCGGCGAGGTCAAGACGCAGATTTCACACGGCGAAATCGAGCTGTTCTGA
- the trmB gene encoding tRNA (guanosine(46)-N7)-methyltransferase TrmB, with amino-acid sequence MASDATSDAASPQQGTTAAPAGVEHPKAIKSYVLRAGRVTTGQAKALETLGPRFVLDYAPAPLDATAVFGRTAPLVLEIGFGMGDATAHIAQVRPEDNFLCCEVHAPGVGALLKRVGEGHIENIRILQHDAVEVIDNMLPEGSLDGVHIFFPDPWHKKRHNKRRLIQSPLVAKLAARLKPGGYLHCATDWEPYAEQILNVLTADPLLINSAEGYAPQPAYRPLTKFENRGLRLGHGVWDLVFKRR; translated from the coding sequence ATTGCATCGGACGCGACATCAGACGCTGCATCGCCTCAGCAAGGCACGACTGCGGCCCCCGCTGGTGTGGAACATCCTAAGGCCATCAAAAGCTATGTGCTGCGCGCCGGCCGCGTGACCACCGGCCAGGCCAAGGCACTTGAAACACTGGGCCCGCGCTTCGTGCTCGACTACGCCCCCGCCCCGCTCGACGCCACCGCTGTATTTGGCCGCACGGCCCCGCTAGTGCTTGAAATCGGTTTCGGCATGGGCGATGCCACCGCGCACATCGCGCAAGTACGCCCTGAAGACAATTTCCTGTGCTGCGAGGTCCACGCTCCCGGCGTCGGTGCACTGCTCAAGCGCGTGGGCGAAGGCCATATCGAAAACATCCGCATCCTGCAGCACGACGCCGTCGAAGTCATCGACAACATGCTGCCCGAAGGCTCACTTGATGGCGTGCACATCTTCTTTCCCGATCCCTGGCACAAAAAGCGCCACAACAAGCGCCGCCTGATCCAGTCGCCGCTCGTGGCCAAGCTCGCCGCCCGTCTCAAGCCCGGCGGCTACCTCCACTGCGCGACCGACTGGGAGCCCTATGCCGAGCAAATTCTCAATGTGCTGACCGCCGACCCACTCCTGATCAACAGCGCCGAAGGCTACGCACCCCAGCCCGCCTACCGCCCCCTCACCAAGTTCGAAAACCGCGGGCTGCGCCTTGGGCACGGGGTGTGGGATCTCGTCTTCAAACGGCGCTGA
- the gluQRS gene encoding tRNA glutamyl-Q(34) synthetase GluQRS — protein sequence MTEEVFADRKWAEKYRGRFAPSPTGPLHAGSLVAALASWLDARAAGGRWLVRIEDVDQPRCSEAASAAILSQLAACHLHADEPPVRQTQRTARYQALLDQLLVEQHAYPCACTRRDIAQALEVQGHTHARHTEQVYPGTCRSGLHGRLARSWRFNAARRQQSSAPESRNKTSITLSSEGVHWQDRRLGPMFQDVSSTVGDFVLLRADGIWAYQMAVVADDADQGITHVVRGEDLTDNTARQIMLQATLGFNSPCYLHTPLVRAADGEKLSKQHGAPAIDSARPLLALCNAAAALGLPVNTAQRQGTIAEALAFWVNAWPYRLN from the coding sequence ATGACGGAAGAAGTATTTGCAGACAGGAAGTGGGCGGAGAAGTACAGGGGGCGATTTGCGCCCTCGCCCACCGGCCCGCTGCACGCGGGCTCGCTGGTCGCGGCGCTCGCCAGTTGGTTGGACGCCCGTGCCGCAGGTGGCCGCTGGCTGGTGCGCATCGAGGATGTGGACCAGCCGCGCTGCTCCGAGGCCGCCTCGGCCGCCATTCTTTCGCAGCTCGCCGCATGCCACTTGCATGCCGATGAACCTCCGGTCCGCCAGACCCAACGCACCGCGCGCTATCAGGCCCTGCTCGATCAGCTGCTGGTCGAGCAGCATGCCTACCCTTGCGCCTGCACCCGGCGCGACATCGCACAGGCACTGGAAGTGCAGGGACACACGCATGCACGTCACACCGAGCAGGTGTACCCCGGCACCTGCCGAAGCGGGCTTCACGGACGATTAGCGCGTTCGTGGCGTTTTAACGCCGCAAGACGTCAACAATCGTCAGCCCCCGAGTCACGCAATAAAACCTCAATCACCCTTTCGAGCGAAGGCGTGCACTGGCAAGACCGTAGACTGGGGCCCATGTTTCAAGACGTTTCAAGCACCGTTGGCGACTTTGTCCTGCTGCGTGCCGATGGCATTTGGGCCTATCAGATGGCGGTGGTAGCAGACGATGCCGACCAAGGCATCACCCACGTCGTTCGAGGTGAGGATTTGACCGACAATACGGCCCGCCAGATCATGCTGCAAGCCACTTTGGGATTCAACAGCCCCTGCTATCTGCACACCCCGCTGGTGCGTGCAGCAGACGGTGAGAAGCTGTCCAAACAGCACGGAGCACCGGCCATCGACAGCGCCAGGCCGCTGCTCGCGTTGTGCAATGCAGCCGCAGCTCTCGGCCTGCCTGTGAATACCGCTCAACGGCAAGGCACGATCGCAGAAGCGCTCGCTTTTTGGGTGAACGCTTGGCCCTATCGACTAAATTAA
- a CDS encoding NAD(P)/FAD-dependent oxidoreductase: MLDTSSRNSEPEHRPYGGIRSKPKRIAVIGAGMAGITCARTLMQAGHDVTVFEKQPEASGRTSVVHSVCGTYDVGAQYFTVRDARFQKALDTVPGLCRAWSVNTVRVLDEAGRVVAAAPPPGERHWVATPAMDALVKTWAQPLADKGRLVTNTIISAIERDVVSPEQWQLRAQLPDGGNSVHAGFDTVLLAVPAPVAQAIQGEHQTLWEEQLNKVETAPCWTLMLGFPQAVRPGLTTLGPQWNAARSTHHRIAWLARESSKPGRSQVERWTVQASPQWSQEHLNDEPSRVQAKLLRAFSEVTGIRATPSQIDIRRWKHARTMMPLGQSALWDDDAQLGLCGDWCLGHRLEDAFVSGLELALAAIDVTHSNKAFS; this comes from the coding sequence CATCCGCTCCAAGCCCAAGCGAATCGCCGTGATCGGCGCGGGCATGGCGGGCATCACCTGCGCACGCACGCTGATGCAAGCGGGCCATGACGTGACAGTGTTCGAGAAGCAGCCAGAAGCCTCCGGTCGCACCTCGGTCGTGCATTCGGTGTGCGGCACTTATGACGTGGGCGCGCAGTACTTCACCGTGCGCGACGCGCGTTTTCAGAAAGCGCTCGATACCGTGCCAGGCCTGTGCCGCGCTTGGAGTGTGAACACCGTACGCGTGCTCGACGAGGCTGGCCGCGTGGTCGCCGCCGCACCGCCACCGGGCGAGCGCCACTGGGTGGCCACACCGGCCATGGATGCGCTCGTCAAGACCTGGGCACAGCCGCTCGCCGACAAGGGCCGTCTGGTAACCAACACCATCATCTCCGCCATCGAGCGAGATGTGGTCTCTCCCGAACAATGGCAGCTGCGCGCGCAGTTGCCTGACGGCGGCAACAGCGTGCATGCCGGTTTCGACACGGTGTTGTTGGCCGTGCCTGCGCCCGTCGCCCAAGCCATTCAGGGCGAGCACCAGACCCTCTGGGAAGAACAACTCAACAAGGTCGAAACCGCACCTTGCTGGACCCTGATGCTCGGTTTTCCGCAAGCCGTGCGCCCAGGGCTCACGACGCTGGGCCCACAGTGGAACGCGGCGCGCAGCACGCACCACCGCATCGCGTGGCTGGCGCGCGAATCCTCCAAGCCTGGCCGCTCGCAAGTCGAGCGCTGGACGGTGCAGGCCAGTCCGCAGTGGTCACAGGAACATCTGAACGACGAACCATCGCGCGTACAGGCCAAGCTTTTGCGTGCGTTCTCGGAAGTGACCGGCATTCGCGCCACGCCCAGCCAAATTGACATCCGCCGCTGGAAACACGCACGCACCATGATGCCGCTCGGTCAGTCGGCGCTCTGGGATGACGACGCCCAGCTCGGACTGTGCGGGGACTGGTGTTTGGGCCACCGACTCGAGGACGCGTTCGTCTCCGGACTCGAATTGGCGCTCGCCGCCATCGATGTCACTCATTCGAACAAAGCTTTTTCGTAA